GGAACGGTGGGGCGCGGCGATGGAGCGCGCGCTCTACGGGCCGGACGGGTTCTACACGGCCGGCACCGGCGCGCCCGGCCACGACTTCCGCACGTCGTCCACGGCCAGCCCGCACTTCGCGCGGGCGTTGCTGCGGCTGGCGGCGCACGTGGACGCGGCGCTGGACTTCCCCGACCCGTTCACGCTGGTCGAGGTCGCGGCGGCGCGCGGCGCGCTGCTGGCGGCGTTCGCGCACCACGTCCCCACCGAGTGCCCGCAGCTCGCCGGCCGGCTGCGGCTCGTCGGCGTCGACCTGGCGCCGCGCCCCGACGGCCTGCCCGACGGTGTCGAGTGGGTGCGCGACGTCGGCGACCTCCGGCTGTTCGACGGGCTGCTGCTCGCCAACGAGTGGCTCGACAACGTCCCGTGCGATGTCGTCGAGATGACCGAGGCGTACGCCGCGTACGTCGAGGTGGACGAGCGCGGCAACGAGCGCGTGGGTGAGCGGGTGGACCGCGCGGACCAGCTCTGGCTGGACCGTTGGTGGCCGCTCGTGGACGAGGGGGAACGCGCCGAGCTCGGGGCGGCGCGCGACGCCGCGTGGTGCCGCGCGGTGAGCAAGCTGGACCGGGGCGTCGCGGTCTGCGTCGACTACGCGCACGACCTGGG
The Mycobacteriales bacterium DNA segment above includes these coding regions:
- a CDS encoding SAM-dependent methyltransferase, translated to MAWERWGAAMERALYGPDGFYTAGTGAPGHDFRTSSTASPHFARALLRLAAHVDAALDFPDPFTLVEVAAARGALLAAFAHHVPTECPQLAGRLRLVGVDLAPRPDGLPDGVEWVRDVGDLRLFDGLLLANEWLDNVPCDVVEMTEAYAAYVEVDERGNERVGERVDRADQLWLDRWWPLVDEGERAELGAARDAAWCRAVSKLDRGVAVCVDYAHDLGDREAGLVAAGTLTGYRDGRQVAPVPDGTCDITAHVALDAVAAAGAAVGASASALLDQRTALRALGVTGGRPDLALASSDPHAYLRALGGAGEEAELIARGGLGDFGWLVQAVGVELPRVLVPGAGPSAGTESPGLPMS